Part of the Candidatus Eisenbacteria bacterium genome is shown below.
GTCCGCGGCCCACGGCTGGAAGCAAGGGCTCGGCGTTCTGATGCTGGGCTTCGCCGTCATGCTCTACGGGGCTTCCCGGTGGTGGGCGGAGCTCCTTCACGACCGCTTCTTCGGCAGCGAGGCCGTGGATGCCGAGAGACGCCTCACGACGGCGATGGCGTTCTTCATCGCCTCGGAAGCCGCGATTTTCGCCTCCTTCTTCGCGGCGCTCATCTACGCGCGGCACCATGCTCCCTCCTGGCCGCCCCAGGGAATGCCGCATTTCGAGATCTTCGTTCCGGCGGTCAACACGTTCATCCTTCTCTTCAGCAGCGTGACCCTCCACCTGGGGCACGCCGCGCTGGAGCGGGACCGCCGCGACGGAGTGATCGCCTCGATCCTCATGACGATCTTCCTGGGCGCGATCTTCCTCTGCGGCCAGGCTTACGAATACGGCTTCCTGAACGGATCGGCGTTCAGTATCAAGAGCGGGATCTTCGGGACCACGTTCTTCATGCTCACCGGCTTCCACGGGCTCCACGTCCTGATGGGGCTGATCTTTCTCAACGTGGTCTACGGGGCGGTGCTCCGCGGCCGGATCACGCCGCAGCAGCACTTCCCGTTCCGGGCGGCGTCCTGGTACTGGCACTTTGTGGACGTGGTCTGGCTGTTCGTGTTCACCATCGTCTACCTCCTGTAGCGATGCGGGCC
Proteins encoded:
- a CDS encoding cytochrome c oxidase subunit 3; protein product: MEAAAHPHSHEPVPSRWPIITALGAGLIPVGLVSAAHGWKQGLGVLMLGFAVMLYGASRWWAELLHDRFFGSEAVDAERRLTTAMAFFIASEAAIFASFFAALIYARHHAPSWPPQGMPHFEIFVPAVNTFILLFSSVTLHLGHAALERDRRDGVIASILMTIFLGAIFLCGQAYEYGFLNGSAFSIKSGIFGTTFFMLTGFHGLHVLMGLIFLNVVYGAVLRGRITPQQHFPFRAASWYWHFVDVVWLFVFTIVYLL